ACAAGTCTGTCTATCGTCAACGGAATCAGGTGGAGCGCTGTTTCAATCGCTTGAAGCAAAACCGTCGCATTGCAACGCGCTATGAGAAAAAAGCTGAAAACTACCTTGCCATGCTGACTCTAGCCTCTATCATGATGTGCCTGTAGTTTTAAAACACGCCCTAGTTTTAGCGGCTTAGGTATTTCTGACAGTTCTTCGTGCTCAAGTAGAACCAATGATTGAAGCTGATAACAGCTCTCTCCTTTTGACTCTAATTGGGCCTATAGCAGTGTTCA
This portion of the Trichocoleus sp. FACHB-46 genome encodes:
- a CDS encoding transposase, whose translation is KSVYRQRNQVERCFNRLKQNRRIATRYEKKAENYLAMLTLASIMMCL